One genomic region from uncultured Subdoligranulum sp. encodes:
- the rplV gene encoding 50S ribosomal protein L22, with amino-acid sequence MEARAILRYARISPRKVSIVMDLIRNKPLDEALAILQYTPKAACEPLLKLVNSAAANAENNFNMDRNNLYVAECYVCPGPTLKRIMPRDHGRAYRILKHTSHMTVVLKEKQ; translated from the coding sequence ATGGAAGCACGGGCAATTCTCCGTTACGCCCGCATTAGTCCCCGCAAGGTTTCGATCGTGATGGACCTCATCCGGAACAAACCCCTGGACGAAGCGCTGGCTATCCTGCAGTACACCCCGAAGGCCGCCTGCGAGCCCCTTCTCAAACTGGTGAACTCTGCTGCCGCAAACGCGGAAAACAACTTCAACATGGACCGCAACAACCTGTACGTTGCAGAATGCTATGTCTGCCCCGGCCCCACCCTCAAGCGCATTATGCCGCGCGACCATGGCCGTGCGTACCGCATCCTGAAGCACACCAGCCACATGACCGTTGTGCTGAAAGAGAAACAGTAA
- the rplE gene encoding 50S ribosomal protein L5, with product MARLKEQYVNEIAPALNKKFGYKSVMQIPKLDKVIINVAAGEAKENAKVIDAIISDLGQITGQKAVVCKAKKSVANFKLRQGMPIGAKVTLRGERMYEFVDRLFNVALPRVRDFRGINGNSFDGRGNYAFGLKEQIIFPEIDFDKVDAIRGMDICFVTTAKTDEEAKELLKALGAPFAN from the coding sequence ATGGCACGTTTGAAAGAACAGTATGTCAACGAGATCGCTCCGGCCCTGAACAAGAAGTTCGGCTACAAGAGCGTTATGCAGATCCCCAAGCTGGATAAGGTCATCATCAATGTTGCCGCCGGCGAAGCCAAAGAGAACGCCAAGGTCATCGATGCCATCATCTCCGACCTGGGCCAGATCACCGGCCAGAAGGCCGTGGTTTGCAAGGCCAAGAAGAGCGTTGCAAACTTCAAGCTGCGCCAGGGCATGCCCATCGGCGCCAAGGTCACCCTGCGCGGTGAGCGTATGTACGAGTTTGTCGACCGCCTGTTCAACGTCGCGCTGCCCCGTGTGCGTGACTTCCGCGGCATCAACGGCAACTCCTTCGACGGCCGCGGCAACTACGCCTTCGGCCTGAAGGAGCAGATCATCTTCCCCGAGATTGACTTCGACAAGGTCGACGCCATCCGCGGCATGGACATCTGCTTCGTCACCACCGCCAAGACCGACGAGGAAGCCAAGGAGCTGCTGAAGGCTCTGGGCGCTCCGTTCGCTAACTAA
- the rpsQ gene encoding 30S ribosomal protein S17: MERNLRKTRVGTVVSDKMDKTIVVAVKDSVQHPLYKKILKRTKKFKAHDENNEAGIGDRVEIMETRKLSKDVNWRLVKIIEKAK; this comes from the coding sequence ATGGAACGTAATCTGAGAAAGACCCGTGTGGGCACTGTTGTCTCCGACAAGATGGACAAGACCATCGTCGTTGCCGTCAAGGACAGCGTCCAGCACCCTCTGTACAAGAAGATCTTGAAGCGCACCAAGAAGTTCAAGGCCCATGACGAGAACAACGAAGCCGGCATCGGCGACCGCGTCGAGATCATGGAGACCCGCAAACTCTCCAAGGATGTCAACTGGCGCCTGGTCAAGATCATCGAGAAAGCGAAATAA
- the rplX gene encoding 50S ribosomal protein L24 — protein MNNLHVKTGDNVMIISGKDKGKTGKVLQTSPKEGKVIVEGLNMVTKHVKPRRQGEQGGIVKAEGAIYACKVQPVCPKCGKPTRVAHSVKDGKNVRICRKCGAEL, from the coding sequence ATGAACAATCTTCATGTTAAAACCGGCGACAACGTCATGATCATCTCCGGCAAGGATAAGGGCAAGACCGGCAAGGTCCTGCAGACTTCCCCGAAAGAGGGCAAGGTCATCGTCGAGGGCCTGAACATGGTCACCAAGCACGTCAAGCCTCGCCGTCAGGGTGAGCAGGGCGGCATTGTCAAGGCCGAGGGCGCTATCTACGCCTGCAAGGTGCAGCCTGTCTGCCCCAAGTGCGGCAAGCCCACCCGCGTTGCCCATTCCGTCAAGGACGGCAAGAACGTCCGCATCTGCCGCAAGTGCGGCGCTGAACTGTAA
- the rplN gene encoding 50S ribosomal protein L14 — MVQMQTYLKVADNTGAKELMCFRVLGGTRKRYANIGDIVVCSVKKAAPGGTVKKGDVVKAVIVRSKHGLRRDDGSYIRFDENAAVIVMADKSPKGTRIFGPVARELRDAGFTKILSLAPESL, encoded by the coding sequence ATGGTTCAGATGCAAACTTATCTCAAAGTGGCCGACAATACCGGTGCCAAGGAGTTAATGTGCTTCCGTGTACTGGGCGGTACCCGCAAGAGATACGCAAACATCGGTGACATCGTGGTTTGCAGCGTCAAGAAGGCTGCTCCCGGTGGTACCGTGAAGAAGGGCGACGTGGTCAAGGCCGTCATCGTCCGTAGCAAGCATGGCCTGCGCCGTGACGACGGTTCCTACATCCGTTTCGATGAGAACGCCGCCGTCATCGTCATGGCCGACAAGAGCCCCAAGGGCACTCGTATCTTTGGACCTGTGGCGCGTGAGCTGCGCGACGCCGGTTTCACCAAGATCCTGAGCCTGGCTCCCGAATCGCTGTAA
- the rpsC gene encoding 30S ribosomal protein S3, whose protein sequence is MGQKVNPHGMRVGVIKDWDSRWFTSKQAFGDTLVEDHKIRKTLKKQLYAAGVPKIEIERTVDSQTGAPRVKVNVFCAKPGIVIGKGGSESAKLEKQLAKLTGKAVNLNIIEVKGTTTNAQLVAEDVASQLERRIAFRRAMKQAIRNAMQPRDRSATPAKGIKVTCSGRLAGADIARTESYHEGTIPLQTLRADIDYGFAEANTTYGKVGVKVWIYKGEILKGAKAPAKKEGGKQ, encoded by the coding sequence ATGGGCCAGAAAGTCAATCCCCACGGCATGCGCGTGGGTGTAATTAAAGATTGGGACAGCCGCTGGTTTACCTCTAAGCAGGCATTCGGCGACACCCTGGTCGAGGATCACAAGATCCGCAAGACCCTGAAGAAGCAGCTGTACGCTGCCGGCGTTCCCAAGATCGAAATCGAGCGTACCGTCGACAGCCAGACCGGTGCTCCCCGCGTGAAGGTCAACGTCTTCTGCGCGAAGCCGGGCATCGTGATCGGCAAGGGCGGCTCTGAGAGCGCCAAGCTGGAGAAGCAGCTTGCCAAGCTCACCGGCAAGGCTGTGAACCTGAACATCATCGAAGTCAAGGGCACCACCACCAACGCCCAGCTGGTGGCCGAGGACGTTGCTTCTCAGCTGGAGCGCCGCATCGCGTTCCGCCGCGCCATGAAGCAGGCGATCCGCAACGCCATGCAGCCCCGTGACCGCAGCGCTACGCCGGCCAAGGGTATCAAGGTGACCTGCTCCGGCCGTCTGGCCGGTGCCGATATCGCCCGCACCGAGAGCTACCATGAGGGCACCATCCCCCTGCAGACTCTGCGCGCCGACATCGACTACGGCTTCGCCGAGGCCAACACCACCTATGGTAAGGTTGGCGTCAAGGTTTGGATCTACAAAGGCGAGATCCTGAAGGGCGCCAAAGCCCCCGCCAAGAAGGAAGGAGGCAAACAGTAA
- the rplP gene encoding 50S ribosomal protein L16 yields the protein MLLPKRVKYRRVQRGRMTGKAVRGNKVNQGDYGLIALEPSWITSNQIEAARVAMTRYIKRGGKVWIKIFPDKPVTEKPAGTRMGSGKGSPEYWVAVVKPGRVLFELADVSEETAREALRLASHKLPVRCKFVKREGLDAVKEGDAE from the coding sequence ATGTTACTGCCGAAACGTGTTAAGTACCGCCGCGTCCAGCGCGGCCGCATGACCGGCAAGGCCGTGCGCGGCAACAAGGTGAATCAGGGCGATTACGGCCTGATCGCCCTGGAGCCCTCCTGGATCACCTCCAACCAGATCGAGGCGGCTCGTGTTGCGATGACCCGTTATATCAAGCGTGGCGGCAAGGTCTGGATCAAGATCTTCCCCGACAAGCCCGTTACCGAGAAGCCGGCCGGCACCCGAATGGGTTCCGGTAAAGGCAGCCCGGAGTACTGGGTAGCCGTTGTGAAGCCGGGCCGCGTGCTCTTCGAGCTGGCTGATGTCAGCGAGGAGACCGCCCGCGAGGCTCTGCGCCTGGCCAGCCACAAGCTGCCGGTCCGCTGCAAATTCGTCAAGCGCGAAGGCCTTGACGCTGTAAAGGAGGGTGACGCTGAATGA
- the rpmC gene encoding 50S ribosomal protein L29 yields MKATELREMTDVELNKQLKDLKAELFNLRFQHAINQLDNPIRIETVKKDIARVMTVLAEKNAKNA; encoded by the coding sequence ATGAAAGCCACTGAACTGCGCGAAATGACCGATGTCGAGCTGAACAAGCAGCTCAAGGACCTGAAGGCCGAACTCTTCAACCTGCGCTTTCAGCACGCCATCAACCAGTTGGACAACCCCATTCGGATCGAGACCGTGAAGAAGGACATCGCCCGCGTGATGACCGTCCTGGCCGAGAAGAATGCGAAAAACGCGTAA